In Canis aureus isolate CA01 chromosome 25, VMU_Caureus_v.1.0, whole genome shotgun sequence, the genomic window GACTTCTGTAATCTTGTATAATTTCAATATTGCAGAGTTAAAATCTCCTGTTCTGCTACCACTTGCAGAGTGCCATTTTCCACTTTATGAATTATTAGGCTAAAAATTATTCTGACTTTAAATTACTTTCAGCCATTACTTATTTATATACCTTACTTCAATCAGGAATAGATGTACCAAAATGACAAATGGAAATTTCTTTGAAGATACAGCATTTGGCTTTATATGGCAAACTTTTTAATACATAATACattaaacaaaactaaataaaagagaATCTACTCTAAATTGGTAACAGTGTCACCATTTAAATGATTTAGCTCATTTCTCTACAAATCTGAGGTATTACATTTTTCAAACtattgtgtctttggggtaactTTATTTATGTTAGATATATGAATTGAAATTAATGTCTTAATATATGTTATTTGAAAGTTGAAAGTATATTTGAATACTGTTTACTTCCAGGGGATTAAATCTAATGGATTTAAGTAAGTATTTACCTCAGAGTTCAAATACTGTTACtttgaatatttaagaaaatagtaTGTACTTGATTGGCTTAGATCTCATTTCTAGAAACTCGGGGATAATTAAGTATAAGTGTATATTCATACCCAGAAAAACACATACAAATGCATTTGGATTTTGGTGACAAAATATGCCAATATGGAAAAAAGTAGCAAAGTTTTGGGGAAAAAGTTATTTGTTCAGCTTATGTAAGATTTTGTACATGtaagatttttctttgtcttttgtgaaAATTAGTGTTCCTCTTTATAGTATTGatgaaatattcataaaaatgacGTTATAAGAATCCTAAAAGTCTGAGAATATATTCAGTTTCCTAAAGACAAATGTAAAGTAAATGTAAAGTGTCTTTATTCTTTGTACGTACTAGTGTTTCCAGTAGTCCTGTATCTTTTCTGTTATCTGTATACTTCAGTCCATCATACATACTCACATTTAAATGCTTATTATGTGTTTCAGGGTGTTGACGATGCCTTCTATACATTAGTTCGAGAAATTcgaaaacataaagaaaagatGAGCAAAGatggtaaaaagaagaaaaagaagtcaaagacAAAGTGTATAATTATGTAAATACAATTTGTACTTTTTTCTTAAGGCATACTTAAGTAAAAGTGGTAATTTTTGTACATTACACTAAATTATTAGCATTTGTTTTAGCATTACCTAATTTTCTGCTCCATCCAAACTGTTAGCTTTTATCttgaatgcttattttaaaatgacagtgGAAACTTTTTCCTCTAAGTGCCAGTATTCCCTGAGTTTTGGTTTTGAACTAGCAATGCCtgtgaaaaagaaactgaatacCTGAGATTTCTGTCTTGGGGTTTTTGGTGCATGCAGTTGAttacttcctatttttcttaccAATTGTGAACTTTGGTGTGAAACAAATTAATGAAGCTTTCGAATCATCCCTATTCTGTGTTTTACCTAGTCACATACATGGATTAATTACTAATTATAACTTCAGTTGATATTTCATGATTGGTTTTACTGAAACATTGAGGGAACATGAATTTATGGGCTGCTTCTTATAGGTATAATGTCCTATAGTTTCAGTCACCCTTAATGAATGTAAAGCTACACTGTTCACAAAggttttctccatcttttcacTGCTATTTGTCATAGCCACGCTcccaaaaatattatattttttctataaaaaagggaaaaaatagaaaaaaatacaaggcaatggaaaatattaaaaggcaTTTACTTTCCATATTAGATAAATTCCTATAATACTCTGAATAGCTTTTCCTGTTAAGGCAGACCCAGTATGTAATGAGGATTATAGCAACCATTTTGGGGCTATATTTACATGCTACTAAATTTTTGTATTAATTGAAAAAGTTTTAACATGTATAAAAAATTCCCATAGGAATTAAATATAGTCTCCCTGTGTCAGATTGCTCTTTCTTAGCATAACTTTAAATCTTTTCTTGATCTTCAATcttagaaaatagttttaattcttgTAGTGATGTTAAAGATTATTTGGGCCAGTTAGTTTTTAATAGATGTTAAAGAGACCACAGTTCCAAGGCCAGGCCTTGTGTGAACCTTTAAGCTTCATTAAGAGTTTCATAGTACAGACTGCATCCCTGTGGTCTCCCAGGGTCATCATGCATTGATTGGGTGGTCAAAAGTGGGGACAAAGAGTGTTTAGATAAGATGCATCCTCACTGTATGGTGGTCCTGCTGACAGATCAGGACcatcacttttgttttttaaaaaaccaacagagctttttaaaaacattatttaaaatgagatttttgggggcagggggtggcaagacttgaattttttttaaacaatgaagtAAAAAGGTTTCAAAATCTCTAGTGTTGGCTAGTTCTCAACATTGGCTAAAGTAACATTTCATAAACACTTTACAAGTATTGGTCCATATTTAAGAATATCTAATGCTTAAATAATAGATTAATAACAATTCTTTCAgtgcatttaaaatgtatttttaaatatctgaagtGAGATGGTGTGTTGAGGTGAAAATATCACTGGACTAGGAGGAAGGTGACTTAGATTCTAGTTACGTGTCTTTTACAACTTCAGTTTTGGGCAAATCACTCACTATCCATTTCTTCATGTTAAGTCATCTCAAAGGCTATATCTAGCATCAACTATGTGATTTACATTCAGTTTACATAAGGATATACCTATTTGTCAATCTCAGCACAATCTGTAACTTTTTACCTATGTTCTCTTCAGCGCCAGTCTTAGGCAAAGTTGTGCAAGAGGTGAGGTTTATTTTTGAGAATCTGATCTCCGGTAGCAGGTACTCCTCTCCCATGTTAGTGTCATCTTGCCTGCCTACCTTCTACATGCCCCATGACTTGATGCTTTCTAATTCCCCGAACCTCAAGATGTAGTGCTGCTTTGGATATCTCCATGAGGTAATAAGTCACATTAGTCAGGCTCAACATAATCTGACAGATACTGTAGTGGGATTTGATCTAATAGCTAATTTTCAGGTGGTAACTGTATCAATTTAATTTTGATCTTTTGAACATCATCTCTGCTACCTGGTCCATTAGTGACTAAGTAGGAAAAGTAGGAATTTTCATATCTGCGATGTGTAGACAGACCCTATCCAGTAgaagaatttaataaatttaattaataaatactgAAAGATTTCCTTAGATAATCCAAAACTAGGACTAGCCCTGGTAACGGTGATACATTCcattattttaataagtaaaatcttcttacaatgaaaaatactttaaaatttaattcataaaGCTTACTTTTTAgcagaattcatttattcaacaaatacttgagtGCCTGCTAGATGCCAGGTTCTACACAAGGCACCGGGGATATTATGGTATTCCCAACAAGGGACATAATCCCTATCCTTAAGTAGTACTGTTATTTTAGAGTGGTCTGTAGTATATTAGTGAGGCATTTGGCACATGACCCAGAGATAATATAATGCATATTTTAGTTTTGCACAGAAGGGATATGGTCTCTAAGGTTTTTTCCAGCTCTAAAATAATTGTTCGCTCTGATTCCAATAAACTGTTTAATCAAGCTACTTTATATAAATCACtttacttcattattttaaagaagtaaacttgactatattgttttttatttgggaTAATTATGTGATTCTGTTGGGATACTTATATAGTACACATTAAATTGTATGTCAGATGATAACATTAAAATTCCCAAGTGTAATATTCTACTTGGTCTCTGTGTATCataattaaaatagatttaaatattgagttcaaaaatagttttatttatctgggTGTGAATAAACAGATGCCTGAACtaattcacagaaaaggaaacttctGTGTAAAAAGTCAGTCCAATTTCTGAAATGCTATGCTAAACTACAGGTTTATGGAACATTAGATAGGGTGTTAAGACTTTATATAGTACTTCCTCTTGTCTCtatacaagagaaagaaatggccATACTTCAGGAATTGCAGTGCATAACTGAGGGATTTTTAGGACTCTTGAATTTTTGATGTAGCCGGGCAACTTTTTTTAGGCAGTGGTAATTATCCTTTATTATGTGAATTTTGAATGGTTTGACAAAACGTTTGTTTTTGTAGAGATTTTAAAAGGGGAGCGCTAATCctagaaataaatattatgtaattattacggccttaaagataaaaatccttgttgaaagttgaaaaaaattgctaaattACATAGTCTTAGACATTAACATGTTTGTGGAAGAATGTAGCAGAGGTATGTAGTATAATTTGAGTGAATATTCCCAATTAGGAATTCTAGGCTCTAGTTTAACTGAGTCACACTGCATAGGAATTTAGAACCTAACTTCTAGGTTATCAAAATCTTTGCCACCATTGCACAATTTTGTCCTAATATATAGAGAAACTTTGTGAGGCATGTTCAGTTGCGGTTTGCACAAGTTCATCTCATTTGtattccagtgattttttttcttctaaccatttttttaaacaacatgtACACATTGTTTTTTTTGGTAGGCAATGAAAACTGTCATTTCCATTGTCAAACAGTAATTCCTCGATAACTGtattaatggtttttaaaaaaccatcagttactttaaaactgaatttatatttaataacttCTGTATTAGTATTGGGTAGCATGAAATCTCTATTGAGAAATTGAACAGCATACAACTAGTAGCTGTAAATTCCTTCAGAAAgtgaaaattatttcttcctaaagATATCTTGACATCAGTGCTTGAAGAATAGTCATAACTAGATTAATAATTGTTTTAGTTAAACAGTTTTAAGTGCCTGTTTCAGATGATGATAGGCAATTTAGACGAATTTAGGAAAAATCAAAGTTTTTACTTGCAGAAATGTCCATTATAGGGGGCCCCCCTCCTCATAGAGCTGAATGGGTTATGTAATGTTTTATCCAAAAGTTTCCAATTCCACTGTCTTGTGTTTTCATGTTGAAAATActtttgcatttttcctttgAGTGCCAATTTCTTACTAGTACTATTTCTTAATGTAACATGTTTACCTGGAatgtattttaactatttttgtaTAGTGTAAACTGAAACATGCACATTTTGTACATTGTGCTTTTTTTTGTGGGACATATGCAGTGTGATCCAGTTGTTTTCCATCATTTGGTTGCGCTGACCTAGGAATGTTGGTCATAtcaaacattaaatttaaaaatgaccactcttttaattaaaattaacttttaaatgtttataggAGTATGTGCTGTGAAGTGATCtgaaatttgtaatatttttgtcatGAACTGTACTGCTCCTAATTATtgtaatgtaataaaaatagtTATGGTGACTATGATAGTGTGTGCTTCTTGACAGAAATTCAAAACATTTGCCCCATAGTTGATATGGAATACTTTACAAGCTACAGACACTATAGTATATTAGTGAATCTTTTGCAGCTTATATGTTAGATATAGTCTTTATTTGTGAAAGGTGCTGTGAACATTATGTAAAGGTTTAAGTGTTTGCTTAAAATCATGTTAGATTTAGGTCCATTACTATGTTAACTCATTTAGAAGTAGATGCAAAACAGATCTGCCTTTATGATGAAAGAACAGAacattatttattactttttatcaGTAAAGGTAATTAATACACAAAGGTAACTGATACAGGTGATTTAAGACCCAAAGGTAGCCAGCAGCAAAATTAATAATGGAAGGTACTACATAGGTATGTATGTAATGCCAATCACTGGCAGCCTACTTCAAGATCAGAAATTATCTTACTCCATATATGTTATTTCTGTAACTGCACTTAAATCATTACCACGTGCTATTTGTTTTGTAGTGAACCTTGAATGTGTGCTATTAATGTAACAAATAGGATCAAAAGTAAGGTGGTACTCCTTCAAAAGTTAAGGGAAATCAATGTGCAggaaattattttgctttaacTAAATGCATTAAGTAGTATTCTCTACTCAGTGAAATGGAGAAATGGGCTAAGAATAATTGGTAAAAGCTTACTGAGTTAAAATAAGTACACtgtattttcattcaaaattgagtatccattaatttttaattggtaTAGTTGGCTATATTGCtgattttctataaaaattaaacataaagggTTGTTGATAAAATAAAGCTTTCTGTGAACAGAAGCTGAAACCCATTAATTCAATAAGGCAGCTCAGGTATTTTTTACATAACTATATCTTGCCATTTTAAGTTACAGTTACTTTTATCATAACTGTTATACATAATCAGCTGGCACTGAATTCCAGTCAAATTATAGTAAAAGTGATCAGTTAGTTTTGTTGGTATCTGAATAATAGCGTTGTTTCATTGCTCTGTATTTCCTAAGGAAGTATAAGGCTTCTAGCTCTTTCATTACAAATTCACCCCGTCCAATAAGTTCTTTGATCTTCTCTGGGTCCTTCACgtctttgtttttaaggaaaacattCTTCAGACGCCTTTTAAAATAGTCTGCTCCTTTTGGATAGTCTCGTCCAAGATACAGCAGCTTAAAAAAcaaaggttatatgtttctaaatGATCTGTATCTCAATAACATATGTATAAAACTGGCAACATAAttacttacatttttataaagattcaGTACTTCTCCTCTTAAAGAGTTggccattttcatttattatggaAAGCATCCACTTTTATACATAACAtacctaaagaaaaataaaaaaaaattgtaaatatctgCATTGTAATCTCAAAAAAGAATCCGTTGTAACTTTtttcactcagtaaatacttattgagcacttttatgttccaggcactgggaTATAGCTATGAAATGTCAGGTAAGATACCTGCTCTCACAGAACTAACTTCTCCTGGGGGAGACATAATAAACAAACAAGAGAATTAGGAATTGTGTAAGTCTTATGAAGGAAAAAGGgtaatgagagagaaaatgagttgtCAAAGATAGTTATATAGATGAACCTTCTTTTATAGAGTGGAATGAATTAGAATCTCAGCTACATAATGTTATAGAAATTACTtatgagcttcagtttctttactgTTCAAAGGAAGACTGTCTACATTGCTCTCAAGGCAAGGCCAGATTCATTTGGAGGACACTGGAAAGAGGCCCGATCATACCTAGAAGGGTGCTATCCTAAGGAAGGCTAAAGAGTAGAAGATATGAGAGTCAAGCAGGTTCATGGCTAATGGTAGATGGGCAGTAAGAGTAGTGGTTAAGGAGGACAGTCAACAACTCCTAAGTGGGGTACATATGTGAGAAGCAGGCAATATCCAGTGGAGTAGATTATACTTTACATATAACTTGTTAGTGCTAGTAGGGAAAAGTGGCTCCTTAAAGGTACCAGGAGAgcctaaatatagaaaataattctCATTATTTGTTATAGTCATGGGGATTAAATCATAAAATTCCTAACACCATAAGCATTTAGTTCATGGTAGGCCCAAAGCAAATGTCCATGTCATTTATAACCTAtcttaaatttctgttatttctattttcccaGTGACCTAAGAAAACTTTTATACTTTATGTCTCCcattaacataattattttgaaataatttcaatctTGCAAAAAAGTTGCAACATTTTTCCTTAGGAATTTGAGAGTAAGTTGGTAACATGATAAACAGTGGGAATACTTTGCAGTGCCATCCAACAGAATGTAATTCAAGATGcctatgtaattttatattttctagtattaaaaaaacaagtgaaattattttaatatattttgttcatactcaaaatattatttcaatgtgTCATGttagctacatttcaagtgcttataGGTATCAGGGGCTTAATTGGCACCATACTGGACAACACAGCTTTAGAGTGTATTTTCCTGTGAACATAGACTTTTTTCCTACAGAACAGTACAAACATCAGAATCAGGAAACTAACACTGTTACATGACTACATCAAATCCACAACTACATGTTTTGGCAGTCATCCCAAAGATGCCTTTTATCGCAGAAGCTTCCAATCCAAGATTACACATGGCATTTAGTTTTCATGTTTCTTTAGCCTTCAGTCTGAAACAGTTCCTCAGTTTTCCTTGACTTTTATGAACTTCATAGTTGTGAAGGTCACAGGCCACTTACTTTGTAGAATAGCTGGAGACTACTACAGATATTTAAAATGCTCAGAAATAACAGAGTAGCCTGGGAATGGAAGCAAGGGACTGGAGAACAGGAAGGGAGCAAAAGGCAGGAGGAAGTCCTTGGGGATAATGGAGATGTTTATTATTGTAATAGTTTTATAACTGTATGCATATGCCAAATTTGTCAGATTGATTCACACTTTAAACAAGTATAGCTTACTGTATGTCAATTGTACctcagtaaactttttttttttttaatttatgatagtcacaacagagagagagagagagagagagaggcacagacataggcagagggagaagcaggctccatgcaccgggagcccggtgtgggattcgatcccgggtctccagaatcgcgccctgggccaaaggcaggtgctaaaccgctgcaccacccagggatcccccctcagtAAACTTTTTAATGGTGTAAATATGCTGGCAAAATGTTAAGAGTAGGGCTGGGAGATAGTGAGGTAGGTACACATGGAAATAGAGATCTATCTAAACCACAAGGCTGCCAATTAGTGGTCAGGGTAGGTGGTTAAACCAGCCACCAGTCAAGCTGCATAAAACCAGGTATGCCTTGCTGGAGTGGGAGCTCTGGgtgtaaatacatattttaaatttttaaaaaatatacttggaAGACTTCCCCTGGCAGGATGGCAGCTAAATGAAGACCTTTTCATTTCTTGCTAAAAAGTTTATAAATCTGATTCTTTGGCTTCATTTTGTTAAGGGAGAAATAATCACATAGGaacattattcccattttaattcTTATATAATTCCCCTCTTTACTGGTAGCTTTTGAGCTAATTCACATAGCAAACATACACGTTTGCTATTAACATagcagaataattattttttagcttttttgcaattttttctccaaattgctttctcttctttatctggGTTGCTTTCAAGCTTTCTTCCCAAgtctttccccctgcccccctttttatgaggacaaaaaaaaaaaaaagttttagaagatCTGTATACATAGTTGCAATTTACACTCTGGGCTTCACTTAGGATAATCTGAATGAGCCCTTTGTTGGGGAACCTCTAGAAATCAAAAGTGTCAGATCATTCCTCCTGGGCTGGTCATTCCCCAGAGAAGAAACTTCGAATTTGCTGAGGATTTGCCTATTCAATCTTAAGTGGAAGAATGGGAGCCTTGCATTCAGCATTCTATATACCAAATTCACTTAATTTGTTTCCAGTGTGATTCTTACATACTTAGTATAGGTGAGGACACTCCAGTGCAGAGAATAGTATTATTTGGTCAGAAATAAGTCTCCATGCTTCTATGGGAGTGAGAAGTGCAATCCCTCTAGAGGTGTTTTTCAAATAGTTTTCACTTAATCTctgatttacttcatttttcatttccaattcCATTGTCTTTGTTCCAATGCCTTTGGAGAATTATGCAGTATAAATCGGGCTTTTCTGGTGTGTTGAGTCACATTCATTCATCTGGTTTGCAGCTCCCAAAATTTTACTGATGtcatctctctcatttttccagtttatttttatatccctTCACTGAAGATCAGTGGAGTTTTGAAAGGGAATGAAATTAGAAGGGTTCATTTTTAAACTACTATATTAATAGCTAAtttcaattcaaaaaaaatttttttccctgagagCCAGTTTCCAGTGGTTTAATCTTATTGAAGAATGGCTCTTAAGAATCACatgctttaaaaatgattctaaatCTACACAGACATACTGTCAAATTGCAAATTATAGCCTGTTTAATTTTCTGGCAAGGAACACAGCTTTAACTCCAAATTTGTAATTTGTTAAAGCTTAAACTGTCCTTTTAAgctattgcctttttaaaaaat contains:
- the ETFRF1 gene encoding electron transfer flavoprotein regulatory factor 1, coding for MKMANSLRGEVLNLYKNLLYLGRDYPKGADYFKRRLKNVFLKNKDVKDPEKIKELIGRGEFVMKELEALYFLRKYRAMKQRYYSDTNKTN